The Pseudomonas parafulva genome window below encodes:
- a CDS encoding CoA transferase subunit B, whose product MALTREQMAQRVARELKDGYYVNLGIGIPTLVANYVPADMDVMLQSENGLLGMGEFPSESTVDADMINAGKQTVTARVGASIFDSAQSFAMIRGGHVDLTVLGAFEVDVEGNIASWMIPGKLVKGMGGAMDLVAGAENIIVTMTHASKDGESKLLSRCSLPLTGAGCIRKVLTDLAYLEIDNGAFILRETAPGVSVQEIVDKTAGRLIVPDDVKEMTF is encoded by the coding sequence ATGGCATTGACCCGCGAACAGATGGCTCAACGTGTCGCCCGTGAACTGAAGGATGGCTACTACGTCAACCTGGGCATCGGCATCCCGACTTTGGTGGCCAACTACGTACCGGCCGACATGGACGTGATGCTGCAATCGGAGAATGGCCTGCTGGGCATGGGCGAGTTTCCCAGCGAGAGCACGGTCGACGCCGACATGATCAACGCCGGCAAGCAGACCGTCACCGCCCGCGTCGGCGCCTCGATCTTCGATTCGGCGCAGTCCTTCGCCATGATTCGGGGCGGCCATGTCGACCTCACGGTACTGGGCGCCTTCGAGGTGGACGTGGAGGGCAACATCGCCTCCTGGATGATTCCCGGCAAGTTGGTCAAGGGCATGGGCGGTGCCATGGACCTGGTGGCCGGGGCCGAGAACATCATCGTCACCATGACCCACGCGTCCAAGGACGGCGAATCCAAATTGCTGTCACGCTGCAGCCTGCCGCTGACCGGCGCTGGCTGTATCCGCAAGGTACTCACCGACCTGGCTTATCTGGAGATCGACAACGGCGCCTTCATCCTGCGCGAAACCGCGCCGGGGGTGAGTGTCCAGGAGATCGTCGACAAGACCGCTGGAAGACTGATCGTGCCGGACGATGTGAAAGAAATGACCTTCTAA
- a CDS encoding CoA transferase subunit A, with protein sequence MAGLDKRVATYEQALEGLTDDMTVLAGGFGLCGIPENLIAEIKRRGVKGLTVVSNNCGVDGFGLGVLLEDRQIRKMIASYVGENAEFERQLLSGELEVELTPQGTLAEKMRAGGAGIPAFFTATGYGTPVAEGKEVREFEGRHYILERAITGDFAIVKGWKADHYGNVVYRHTAQNFNPLAATAGRITVVEVEEIVEPGVLLPSEIHTPGIFVDRVIVGTFEKRIEKRTVKA encoded by the coding sequence ATGGCCGGACTGGACAAGCGCGTAGCAACCTATGAACAAGCCCTCGAAGGCCTCACCGACGACATGACGGTGCTGGCGGGGGGCTTCGGCCTGTGCGGCATTCCCGAGAACCTGATCGCCGAGATCAAGCGGCGTGGGGTCAAGGGCCTGACCGTGGTCTCCAACAACTGCGGCGTCGATGGCTTCGGTCTCGGCGTGCTGCTCGAAGACCGACAGATCCGCAAGATGATTGCCTCCTACGTGGGCGAAAACGCCGAGTTCGAGCGTCAGTTGCTCAGCGGCGAACTGGAGGTGGAACTGACGCCCCAGGGCACCCTGGCCGAGAAGATGCGCGCCGGCGGCGCAGGCATTCCGGCGTTCTTCACCGCCACCGGCTACGGCACGCCGGTGGCCGAAGGCAAGGAGGTGCGCGAGTTCGAGGGTCGCCACTACATCCTGGAGCGCGCCATCACCGGCGACTTCGCCATCGTCAAGGGCTGGAAGGCCGACCACTACGGCAACGTGGTGTACCGCCATACCGCGCAGAACTTCAACCCACTGGCCGCCACGGCCGGGCGCATCACCGTGGTCGAGGTCGAGGAGATCGTCGAGCCCGGCGTGCTGCTGCCCAGCGAAATCCACACCCCGGGCATCTTCGTCGACCGGGTCATCGTCGGCACCTTCGAAAAACGCATCGAGAAGCGCACCGTCAAGGCCTGA
- a CDS encoding LysR family transcriptional regulator — MNVKQLRAFVTVAKYQSFAQAGEHLHISQPALSLTIKALEDNLGGALLTRTTRSVSLTAEGEVLLPLARRLLGDWDDTEELLRQRFTLQLGRVSVAAMPAFAGNLLPQSLKVFRQRYPKVNVTVHDVINEQVLELVRHRRVELGIGFEPERSEALQFHALYLDRFVAVVPADSALAEQSEVSWEALLAEDFIALQRPSAVRLLLEQHLAAEHGRLTVAFESHQLSTVGRMVAAGLGVSAVPALCITQMQELGARCVALVEPTVERRIGVIALSDHKLSTAAQALLDVLLSHTHPPEVTCIT; from the coding sequence ATGAATGTCAAACAACTGCGCGCTTTCGTCACCGTGGCCAAGTACCAGAGCTTCGCCCAGGCCGGCGAGCACCTGCACATCTCCCAGCCGGCCCTGAGCCTGACCATCAAGGCGCTGGAGGACAATCTCGGCGGCGCCCTGCTCACCCGCACCACGCGCAGCGTCAGCCTGACCGCCGAGGGCGAGGTGCTGCTGCCGCTGGCGCGGCGCCTGCTCGGCGACTGGGACGACACCGAAGAGTTGCTGCGCCAGCGCTTCACCTTGCAACTGGGGCGGGTGTCGGTGGCGGCGATGCCGGCCTTTGCCGGCAACCTGCTGCCGCAGTCGCTGAAGGTGTTTCGCCAGCGCTACCCGAAGGTGAATGTCACGGTGCATGACGTGATCAACGAACAGGTACTTGAACTGGTGCGCCACCGGCGCGTCGAACTGGGCATCGGCTTCGAGCCGGAGCGCAGCGAGGCGTTGCAGTTCCATGCCCTGTACCTGGACCGTTTCGTCGCGGTGGTGCCCGCCGACTCAGCGCTGGCCGAGCAGAGCGAAGTGAGCTGGGAGGCGCTGTTGGCCGAGGACTTCATCGCCCTGCAGCGCCCCTCGGCGGTGCGTCTGCTGCTCGAACAGCACCTGGCGGCCGAGCATGGACGACTGACCGTAGCCTTCGAGAGTCATCAACTGTCGACGGTCGGGCGCATGGTTGCCGCGGGCCTGGGCGTGAGCGCGGTCCCGGCGCTGTGCATCACCCAGATGCAGGAGCTGGGTGCACGCTGCGTGGCCCTGGTGGAACCGACCGTGGAGCGGCGCATCGGCGTCATCGCCTTGAGCGACCATAAGCTGTCTACCGCAGCACAGGCCCTGCTCGATGTGCTGCTCAGCCATACTCATCCCCCGGAGGTGACATGCATCACGTGA
- a CDS encoding aldo/keto reductase, producing MHHVKLAGHDVPAIGQGTWYMGESAASRAAEVAALQQGIDLGMTLIDTAEMYAEGGAEQVVGAAIAGRRDQVFLVSKVYPHNASRRGIPQACERSLRRLGTDCIDLYLLHWRGQYPLAETVEAFERLIDEGKIRRWGVSNFDVDDLQALDDERCAVNQVLYNPAERGIEFDLLPWSQARHLPTMAYCPLAQGGRLLRHPVLLTIAERHGATPAQVSLAWVIRQDGVIAIPKAVNPEHVRLNAEAGQLRLSDADLREIDQAFAPPRGKQRLAMQ from the coding sequence ATGCATCACGTGAAACTGGCAGGACACGACGTGCCGGCCATTGGCCAAGGCACCTGGTACATGGGCGAGTCCGCCGCGTCGCGGGCCGCCGAAGTAGCGGCCCTGCAACAGGGCATCGACTTGGGCATGACACTGATCGACACCGCCGAAATGTACGCCGAGGGCGGTGCCGAACAGGTGGTCGGCGCCGCCATTGCCGGGCGCCGCGACCAGGTGTTCCTGGTCAGCAAGGTGTATCCGCACAATGCCAGCCGTCGCGGCATTCCCCAGGCCTGCGAACGCAGCCTGCGCCGACTGGGCACCGACTGCATCGACCTGTACCTGCTGCACTGGCGCGGCCAGTATCCGCTTGCGGAAACCGTCGAAGCCTTCGAGCGCCTGATCGACGAAGGCAAGATCCGCCGCTGGGGCGTTTCCAACTTCGATGTCGACGACCTTCAGGCACTGGACGACGAGCGCTGCGCGGTGAACCAGGTGCTGTACAACCCGGCCGAGCGCGGCATCGAGTTCGACCTGTTGCCCTGGAGCCAAGCGCGGCATCTGCCGACCATGGCCTACTGCCCGCTGGCCCAGGGCGGGAGGTTGCTGCGTCATCCAGTGCTGCTAACGATCGCCGAGCGCCACGGCGCCACCCCGGCCCAAGTGAGCCTGGCTTGGGTGATCCGCCAGGACGGTGTGATCGCCATTCCCAAGGCGGTGAACCCCGAGCATGTGCGGCTCAATGCCGAGGCCGGGCAGTTGCGGCTGAGCGACGCCGACCTGCGCGAGATCGACCAGGCCTTCGCCCCGCCCAGAGGCAAGCAGCGCCTGGCCATGCAGTGA